The Syntrophorhabdaceae bacterium genomic sequence ATCCGAATATCCCGGATATATTCCTCCGCGATTCATAATTTTAGTAATGGCGTAAGTAAGACGGTTTGCCAAGCTGACTTGGCATCTTCAAAGAGAAGTTCCTGACTTTTATCACAGCCCGACACGATGTGGGTCGTTCTTCATTCTACCGGAAATCCATCCTGCCCACTGCATTTGCCCTAGGTGGTGCAGTTTGAAGTTGAATTCACCGAGATATAATTTTTCCAATCAAGATCATAATGGCAATTGCGCCAAACACAAGAACGAGGACTATAGCCAACGGAAGATAATCCCCTTTCTCGAATGATTTTATGCCTGTTCCCGGATCATGCATTCGAAGGAAGAAATCCACCCTCTGCCAGGTTTTTTTCGAAGTCAAATCCCGATAAAGATTCAATATACCTTTTTTCATAGGTTCCTTACCAGTTGTCAGGGGAGCATCCGCCTATACCTGTAACCGCGTGGGGGCGAGGCGGTCCGGCAGGAAGATAGGTACAAAAGGCCCTCATGGTATCGAAAGTCATATTTCTATACTATCATACTCTATAACACGTGTCCCGCAAGAAAGGCTATGCGCCTCCCAGGGGCTGCTAAGACAACGCATTGCCTGCTTTAGACTCGTGCATCATAGCCGAGCGGTCATAGCCCGTGTGGTCGTGCCTGAGGTGACACTGTTTCTTACCCAAGGTAGCCCTCACTTCCAATCACGAAATCCGTTTCAGTCGCAGATGCTTCGGATAAAACCGGATGAAGCAGGTGAAAAGAAAATTTCCACGATTTGATAGGCCTGACCTGGCCGGTCTAATATTCCAGGCCCTCCGGGCCGGAGAGGGTCTAACCGGTTGTGTCACCGGTTGGAGGGAAAACACGCTTTCATCTGCCCTTATACGGTTTTATCTGCGGCAGGGAAAAGGGTTTGCTGGGAGACTGAGAACTTATCTCACCCTTCACAATCTTCTTGACAGCCCCCCACGGATAGTCCTAATTATAAGAATCCATGAAAGATTCACAGCGGGAGGCCCTACGATGAATGATGAAGTTGTTCCCTCTGCTCAGCGTTATGTGGTGCCGGCGGTGGAGCAGGCCTCGCGGGTGCTTTTTTGCCTGGCGGGGGCGGAATCGCAGTACCTGAGCCTTCCGGAGATCTGCGCGCGGGTTGCCATCCACAAGAGTAAGGCCTTTTCTATCCTCGAGACCCTGCTGGGGTTCGGGCTTGTGCGGAAGGGGACCGACGGGAAGGGGTATGCCCTTGGGCCGGGGCTTATTTTCCTTTCCCGGAAGGCTATCGACCACTTGAGCGCGCCGCGGCTTGCCGAGCCGATCCTGAAGGACCTTGCGAAGGCGACCGGTTGCACCGCGGTGCTCGGCCTTATCGATGGAGGGAGCGTTTTTATTGCGGGTAAGGCCGAGGGGGAAGGGGGGTTCGGCGTTACCATGCGGGTGGGCCACAGGCTGGGCCTCACCTATGGCGCCCATGGAAAGGCGGTGGTGGCGGTCATGCCCGGGAAGGTGCGGGACCATATTCTTGCGGAGACGCCGCTCTATTTTTATGGCTCTCCGGAGCGGCTCGACCGGGTGCGTCTCGCCGCGGATTTCGCCCAATGTCTGGAAGAGGGGTTTGCCGAAGACCTGGGAGAGGTAAACCCCGGACTCAATGTGGAGGCAGCGCCTGTGATAGGGCCCGACGGCATGCCCGTAGGCTTTATCGAGATTTTCGTGCTTTTCAAGAAAGAGACTGCCCACCAGTTCGGGCCCCTCGTGGCCGAGGCGGGCCGGGCCCTCTCCCGCGAGCTTGGGGCTTCGCCGCCGGCTCAATGGGCGCTGCCGGACAGGGCGGACGCGCTACCTTAAGAAGGTCGTGTAATCCCTAATTTTTTTATGCGGAAAAAGAGTGTCGTCGGCTTGAGCCCGAGAAGGGCTGCCGCGCCGTCAGGGCCGCCCACCTTCCCTCGCGTATGGGAAAGGACTTTTTCGATATGGAGCCGCTCCACGTCCGCCAGCAGCGTGGGTCCCGGCTCCCGGGCCCGAATGCCTTCCGGACCTTTGAGGCCGTGGCCCGAGAAACTGAGGTCCTTTCCATCCGAGATAATCACCGCCCGTTCCACGAAATGCTCGAGCTCCCTCACGTTGCCGGGCCAGTGGTATTCCATAAGCTTCTTCATCTCCCGCGCAGGTATCCTGTTGATCCTCTTATGCATCTTCCTCGCGAACTCATCGACGAAATGCTGGGCGAGGAGCGGGATATCCTCCTTCCTGTCCCTTAAGGGGGGCATATAGATGGGGAACACATTGAGCCGGTAATAGAGGTCCTGCCGGAATGCGCCTTTCTCTACCTCGATATCCAGATTCCTGTGGGTCGCGACGATCACCCTGAAATCGAATTTTACCGGTTTCTCGCTGCCCAGGCGCTCGAAGGCGCCCTCCTGGAGCACCCGGAGGAGCTTCACCTGGATATCGGGAGGGAGGTCGCCGATCTCGTCGAGAAAGATCGTGCCCCCGTGGGCAAGCTCGAACCTGCCCTTGTGGCGCTCGCCCGCGCCGGTGAAGGCCCCCTTTTCATGGCCGAAAAGCTCGTTTGCCACGAGGTCATGGGGAAGGACCGCGAGGTTTACGGGGATAAAGGGGCCGTCCCTGCGATCGCTCAAGGCATGGATCGCCTTTGCCACGAGCTCCTTCCCCACGCCCGTCTCTCCCATAATAAGGACCGTGCTGTCCGTGGGCCCCACCTGTCGAATTTGGTCTATTACGGTCCTGATCGCTTCCGATTTTGCGATGATCGTCCCGGGAGAGCCGTCCACGCCCATGGTGCGCTTGTAAAAGACCGTCTCGTCTTCCAGCCGGGCTTTCTCGTTCTTGATCTCGTCATAGATCCTGATATTGGAGAGGCCCACGGCGATCTGGCTGCAGAGCAGCCTCACATAGGTGAGGAGGTCTTCCGGAAAAGGTCGTCCTCCGAGGCGGTTATCGAGATAGAGGTATCCCATCGTCTCTTCCCCCAAACGGGCGGGCATGCACAGGAATGCGGTAATCCCGGCACCGCCGAGTGCCCGGTCCGTCAGGACTCCGGCTGCTTCGAAACCGGGAAAAACGAGTCCCTTCCCCTCCCGGACGGCCTGCTCGACCGCCATGGAGATAAGACCCGATTGGGCGGTGTGCAGAGGGTTCAGATTCCTGCTCGTCACGATCCTGGGCTCCTCTCCCTCGCCCACGGAAAAGAAGGCGCCCCGGGTGGCCATGGTGAAATCCATGGCCACGTTGATCACCCGCTCGAGAAAAGAGGAGGTGCTGAGGATGCCCCCGAGGGACTCATTGATCTTTATAATCCTTTCGATCATGAGCTCGATCCTCTGTTCCTGAGGCATGACCACGAGGAGGTCCTTGGGGAGGAGGCTCCGGTCCACCTTGGAGAAGAGCACCCAGGCTCTGGTGAGAAAGGATTGCCCGAGCCCGGCTTCACCTTGCTTCATATGAAAACTTCCGAGATCGATCCACGTGCGGGCGAGCTCGATCTCCGCTCCGGCCCTTTTCAGGTATTTTTCCGCAGAGGTGAGATCGGCGAGAACGGCCCCCGGGGGACCCCCTCTTTTCATCGTCCGCAAGGCCCTGTACCGAAAGGCGGCGCCCTTCATGTAGATGTCGTCCCAGTGGAGCATCCGCTCTATCTCGCCGTCATAATTCCATTGCGCGTTGAAGAAACCTTTCGATTCGAGGATATCGAGACACTCGAGATTCCAGGGGCCGTTGTGATGGTTCCAGCCCACGGCGAGGGAGTGCCCGATCGCCTTCTTGTGGTATTGGAAGGCCTCTTCGTACTCCTGCCTCATGCAGCAGAGAAAGGCCTTGCAGCGGTTCATGCCTGAGAGCACGTAATGGCCGAGCACCTCTTCCAGGAATAAGGAGAGCCTGTCGAGGAAGAAGGAGCCTTCAGGGAGCTTTCGGATCTCGAAAAGGGCGAGGGCAGCCATGAAATCGGCGAAGGCGACCACGGATTGGATGTTCAGGGCGAGGCCCTTGGCCCTGACCGCGTCGATCATGCCCATGCCGCGGGCGATCCTGCCGCAGATCACGTTGCTGAAGCCCACCCGGGCGCCTGCCTTGAGGGTCGCCTTGTCGTCGCCGAACTCTTCGACGTCGCCGATTGCCTCATCGTAACGGAGTGCCGCATCGGAGAACCTGCCCTGCCAGTAAAGAAACTCACTCGTGAGAAGGGTGGCGATCCTGACGACCGATGGGTCCCCGGTCTTCTTTGCGAGGTTCCTGAAATCGTTGATGCAAAGTGTAGCCTGCCTGTGGTGGCCCGAGGCCTGAAAAAGGCGGGCCAGGGCGAGCTTTACCTTCGAGAGGGCCTCCCATTGCCTGTGGCCCCGCGCGATCTGTTCCGCTTTGATGAGCAGGGTGATCTGCTCGTGGACCGGCATCCGGTACTTCATTATAGCGACTATGGCGAGCACGCTGTCGAGGAAGCACGCAGCCTGTGACCGCTCCACCGGCCGCGTCTCGAAATAGCGGACCAGCCCGTCGTAATAGGCCGCCGCCTTTTCCCTCTCTCCCGACTTGTGGAGAAGGTCTGCCGCTTTCTTAATCTCTCCGAGCCCGTCCTCTATGTTGCCCGAATCGCGGTATAAGGAGGCTAAGGTCAGCACGTTCCGGTGGTCATCGTTTTCGTGGACCTTGTAATAATCGATGAGCCTGGCCATGACCCTTGCGGATTCGTGGCCGGCCGCATTTCCCGCAAGATCCTTGAGTACGGTCCCATCATAAAAATAAAGACCCGGCCCGTACTCCTTCTTCTCCCACAGGAGCCTCTTTTTTTTCAGTGCTTCTATTGCGTGGAGGATCTTGCTGAAAGAGATCTCCGAGAGAGAGCCGAGAAAATCTATGGAAACGGGCGGCTCAATGTAGGCAAGGAAAAGAATCACGTCTTTACGGTCCGGATCGGCGTCAGTCCATAGTTTCGAAAGATCGGTCACGGTCCCTCCGGCTTATAAGGAAATGGTGCAGCATCGTTTCGGTGACATCCTATCATAAGATAGAGGAACCGGCAATATGTTGTTGCAACTGACAATATATTGCCGGTAACCATCAGGTTGCGACATACCTCAGTGTACCGATCTCTTTCATATCAGACGTTTATGGGACTGGCACATTTGTTGAATGAAAGGATAAAAAGCGTTCATGGAGGTTTAGGTGCGACAGAGATTTCTCCTTAAAGAATTGAGTCGATACGAAATAGGGACTTATGGGGATATAATTTACCGGAACGCGCTCCTCCACCCGGAGAAGACCGCCTTCGTCTACGGGCCGCGGAGGGTAACCTTTTTCCAGTACAACGGCAGGGTCAACAGCCTCGTCCATGCGCTCAGGTCCTTCGGTCTTTCAAAAGGGGACGGCATAGGGCTCATTTCGTGGAACTGCCTGGAATGCACCGATATTACCGGGGCGGCAATGAAGGGAGGCTTCGTGATCTCCCCCTTCAACCCGCGCCTCACCGGTAATGAGCTTGAAGCGCTCATCAATCTCTCACAGGTAAAGGTACTTTTCGTGGGACAGGAGATGCACGACCTGGTAAAGGACCTCCGTAGACGCCTGCCCGGGGTGGAGCATTATATCGCCCTCGAGAAGCCCGTTGATGATATGGCCTACTACGACGACCTCATCTCCAATTTCCCCGGTGAGGAGCCGGACGTGCAGATCACGCAGAACGATCCCTTCATCATCTTCTATACGAGTGGGACCACGGGCGCGCCGAAGGGCGCGGTCTATACCCATTACCGGAAGCTCGAAGAGGCGAGAAACAAGGCGCTCCAGGTAGGATTGCAGCCGGGAGATACCCACGTAATGGTCCTCCCTCTCTTCCACATCGGCGGGTGGTCCCATTTCTGGGCCTTCTACTGTGTGGCGGGGGCCAACATCATTATGACCCAGAGGTCCTTTGACGCAAAGGCCACCCTCAAGGCCCTCGAAGAGGAAAAAGCCACCGATATCCATATCGTCCCCACCCTGCTCGTGACCCTCCTCAACCAGCCCGATCTCGACCAATACGATCTTGCGAGCGTGAAGCGTATCTGGTATGCCGCCTCTCCCATGCCTCTGGAAGTCCTGAAGACGGGCATCGCGAAGTTCGGCCCTATCTTCGCCCAGGGCTACGGACAGACGGAATCGGGACCCGACATATGCATTCTCTCGAAAGAGGCCCATATTGCGGCGGCACTCTCCGAAGAAGGCTACGACATCCTTGCGTCATGCGGGCAGCCGTGCATCGGGGTGCATGTGAGGATAGTCGATGACGACGGAAAGGACGTAGGGCCCGGCGAGGTAGGTGAGATCACCGTAAAAAGCAGGTCCATAATGGAAGGATACTGGCAGAACCCGGCCGAGACGGCCCGGACGATCGTGGACGGATGGCTCCACACGGGAGATATGGGCCAGTATGACAGTCACGGGTTTATCTACATCGTGGACAGGAAAAAGGACATGATCATCACGGGAGGCGAGAACGTCTTTCCCCGCGAGGTCGAAGAGGTGCTCTACCGGCACCCGGCCGTGCAGGAGGCAGCGGTCATCGGGGTCCCCGACCCCGTGTGGGTCGAGCGGGTCCACGCGGTGATCGTGCTCAGGGAAGGGGCGGAGCTTACGGCCGCGGAAGTCACCGCCTTCTGTAAGGGCCACATGGCGGGATATAAGACCCCCAGGTCCGTGGAATTCGTCGATGTCCTGCCCCGCAATCCCCAGGGCAAGGTGCTCAAGAGGGTCCTGAAGGAAAGGTACTCCGGGGATGGCGGCAAAGGGCCCGAACCGAAGCGCCGGGGTACCGCGGAAGGGCCGAAGGCCGGCCGGGCAAAGGGCCGGAATCACTGATCGACGAGGAAAAGATATATAGATAAAGAAGACAGAGAAACGGAGGAATAGCCATGACAGCACAGAAGAATAGTGCAGCGCGGAAAAAACCGGTCTCCTATCCGCCGATCAACCTGACGGTCAACGGGATTCTTTACGAATTGCGGGTGGGGAGCAGGCCCGGTGAAGTGGAGGCCTTTCACACCTTGTCCCACACCTTAAGAGAGACCCTCGGGCTTACGGGCACCAAAATTTCCTGCGACAACGGCGCGTGCGGGGCCTGCACCGTGATTATGGGCGGGAACCCTGTCCTCTCCTGTAAAATTCTCACCATTGAATGCGACGGAAAGAGCGTCAATACCATAGAGGGATTGAGAGACCCTGCCACGGGCGCGCTCGATCCCCTCCAGCAAGCCTTTATCGACCAGCAGGCCTTTCAGTGCGGTTTCTGCACCCCGGGCATCATCATGACCGCAAAGGCGCTCCTCAACAGGAACCCCCATCCCAGTGTGGATGAGGTCAAGGAGGCCCTTTCCGGTAATTTTTGCAGGTGTGTCAGTCATTACCACGTGCTCCGGGCGGTCATGTCGGTCGCGGACCAGGGGAGGTAAGAGATGGGAGGCAACTACAGATACATCGGCAAGCCAATGCAGCGGAGGGATGCGGAAAGTATTGTCACCGGCGCCGCCCAATACCTCGACGACCTGAAATTTCAGAACCTCCTGGTGGGCAGGGTGAAGAGAAGCCCCCATGCCCATGCGATCATCAAAAGGATAGACAAGGCGAAGGCCTTCGCCCTGCCCGGCGTCAAGGCAGTGGTCACCTGGGAGGATATCCCCGATTACAGGGGCGGCACTCCGCGAAACGTGCGGGTCCTCGATAAGAAGGTGCGGTGCGTGGGCGACGCGGTTGCCCTGGTGGCCGCCGTGACGGATGAGATCGCCGAAGAGGCCCTGAGCCTCATCGACGTGGAATACGAGGTGCTTCCGGCGGTCTTTGACATTGACTCGGCCCTCGCCCCCGGAGCGCCGGCGGTGTGGGATGAGTTTCCCGACAATATACTGCCGGGGGGCACGATCATTTATGGCCCCAACTGCCTGAAAGGCGTGGTGAGGGGCGACGTGGACAAGGGGTTCACGGAAGCGGACGTAATCACGGAGGGGACCTTCGGGTACGAGAACATACCCAATGCCCTGCCCGCGGAATCGGTGGGAGCCGTGGCAATATGGGAGGACCCGGATAAGGTCACCATCTGGGGGACCAGCCAGGCCCCTTACATGGATAAAGTCACCCTCTTTCACGTCTTCAACAGGGAGATCGAGGTCCGGAGCATCGGCACCCAGGTGGGCGGCGGATTCGGCACGAAGTTCACCTGCTGGCAGGTCCAGAGTTATGCCATCCTTCTTTCCAAAGCCACGAAAAGACCGGTGAAGGTGATGATCTCGAAGGAGGAGCATCTGGCCACCTTCGTGCTCCGGGTAAGCTCCCGCATCCACGCCCGGGTCGGCATGAAGAAGGACGGCACCCTGACCGCCATCCAGGGCACCTGGTACGTGGACACGGGGTACTTCTCCTTCACCACCCAGGCCCAGGTTGCTATCGGCTCGGGAGAGCTGATGATCATGGCCCAGTGCCCCAACTGGGACCTCAAGAACATCGTGGTCACCACGAACAGGAACGCCTCCGGGGCCACAAGGGGC encodes the following:
- a CDS encoding IclR family transcriptional regulator encodes the protein MNDEVVPSAQRYVVPAVEQASRVLFCLAGAESQYLSLPEICARVAIHKSKAFSILETLLGFGLVRKGTDGKGYALGPGLIFLSRKAIDHLSAPRLAEPILKDLAKATGCTAVLGLIDGGSVFIAGKAEGEGGFGVTMRVGHRLGLTYGAHGKAVVAVMPGKVRDHILAETPLYFYGSPERLDRVRLAADFAQCLEEGFAEDLGEVNPGLNVEAAPVIGPDGMPVGFIEIFVLFKKETAHQFGPLVAEAGRALSRELGASPPAQWALPDRADALP
- a CDS encoding sigma 54-interacting transcriptional regulator codes for the protein MTDLSKLWTDADPDRKDVILFLAYIEPPVSIDFLGSLSEISFSKILHAIEALKKKRLLWEKKEYGPGLYFYDGTVLKDLAGNAAGHESARVMARLIDYYKVHENDDHRNVLTLASLYRDSGNIEDGLGEIKKAADLLHKSGEREKAAAYYDGLVRYFETRPVERSQAACFLDSVLAIVAIMKYRMPVHEQITLLIKAEQIARGHRQWEALSKVKLALARLFQASGHHRQATLCINDFRNLAKKTGDPSVVRIATLLTSEFLYWQGRFSDAALRYDEAIGDVEEFGDDKATLKAGARVGFSNVICGRIARGMGMIDAVRAKGLALNIQSVVAFADFMAALALFEIRKLPEGSFFLDRLSLFLEEVLGHYVLSGMNRCKAFLCCMRQEYEEAFQYHKKAIGHSLAVGWNHHNGPWNLECLDILESKGFFNAQWNYDGEIERMLHWDDIYMKGAAFRYRALRTMKRGGPPGAVLADLTSAEKYLKRAGAEIELARTWIDLGSFHMKQGEAGLGQSFLTRAWVLFSKVDRSLLPKDLLVVMPQEQRIELMIERIIKINESLGGILSTSSFLERVINVAMDFTMATRGAFFSVGEGEEPRIVTSRNLNPLHTAQSGLISMAVEQAVREGKGLVFPGFEAAGVLTDRALGGAGITAFLCMPARLGEETMGYLYLDNRLGGRPFPEDLLTYVRLLCSQIAVGLSNIRIYDEIKNEKARLEDETVFYKRTMGVDGSPGTIIAKSEAIRTVIDQIRQVGPTDSTVLIMGETGVGKELVAKAIHALSDRRDGPFIPVNLAVLPHDLVANELFGHEKGAFTGAGERHKGRFELAHGGTIFLDEIGDLPPDIQVKLLRVLQEGAFERLGSEKPVKFDFRVIVATHRNLDIEVEKGAFRQDLYYRLNVFPIYMPPLRDRKEDIPLLAQHFVDEFARKMHKRINRIPAREMKKLMEYHWPGNVRELEHFVERAVIISDGKDLSFSGHGLKGPEGIRAREPGPTLLADVERLHIEKVLSHTRGKVGGPDGAAALLGLKPTTLFFRIKKLGITRPS
- a CDS encoding long-chain-fatty-acid--CoA ligase, which gives rise to MRQRFLLKELSRYEIGTYGDIIYRNALLHPEKTAFVYGPRRVTFFQYNGRVNSLVHALRSFGLSKGDGIGLISWNCLECTDITGAAMKGGFVISPFNPRLTGNELEALINLSQVKVLFVGQEMHDLVKDLRRRLPGVEHYIALEKPVDDMAYYDDLISNFPGEEPDVQITQNDPFIIFYTSGTTGAPKGAVYTHYRKLEEARNKALQVGLQPGDTHVMVLPLFHIGGWSHFWAFYCVAGANIIMTQRSFDAKATLKALEEEKATDIHIVPTLLVTLLNQPDLDQYDLASVKRIWYAASPMPLEVLKTGIAKFGPIFAQGYGQTESGPDICILSKEAHIAAALSEEGYDILASCGQPCIGVHVRIVDDDGKDVGPGEVGEITVKSRSIMEGYWQNPAETARTIVDGWLHTGDMGQYDSHGFIYIVDRKKDMIITGGENVFPREVEEVLYRHPAVQEAAVIGVPDPVWVERVHAVIVLREGAELTAAEVTAFCKGHMAGYKTPRSVEFVDVLPRNPQGKVLKRVLKERYSGDGGKGPEPKRRGTAEGPKAGRAKGRNH
- a CDS encoding (2Fe-2S)-binding protein, whose product is MTAQKNSAARKKPVSYPPINLTVNGILYELRVGSRPGEVEAFHTLSHTLRETLGLTGTKISCDNGACGACTVIMGGNPVLSCKILTIECDGKSVNTIEGLRDPATGALDPLQQAFIDQQAFQCGFCTPGIIMTAKALLNRNPHPSVDEVKEALSGNFCRCVSHYHVLRAVMSVADQGR